In Cervus elaphus chromosome 27, mCerEla1.1, whole genome shotgun sequence, the genomic stretch tgaatatttataaaatatcaaatagaATCCTGTCAGCAAAAGGTGGGTCTTTTATTACTAAACCTCAGAAAGATTTCTGGATGGTCGTTATTAGCAATTCACCTACTAGCTGACCTTCAGCCACGGGATAGATGAGGTGGTCCGTGGACTGGAAGGTATTTTCATCCACTGCAGTAAAAGGATGTCTCAGGCTGCAGCCGGATTGTCCCCAAAGAATGAGGTGCAGGTCAGTGACACCACTTTCTGTGTTTTGTACTTTTAATTATTAACGGTCCACTTTCCCCTGAGAAGGGGGAAGTTGCAGGAGCAGGTGGAGAAAGTCTGCTGACCTCGGGAAAGCACCCTGGTTTTCCGTCTTTAACTGGACACCTCCGGCCTCCAGCTTGTCCGTGCGTAAGAAAGTGTGCATACACGCACTTCTGTGAATTTACTAATGCTTCAGTGCTTTAACAACTGGCGAGAACTAGGTACAGACGGCGAGTGCCCTAGTCGGCGAGGCCGCAGTCCTCGTTGGAGGATCCGGCTCGCAGGACTCATGGTCTCAGTGGGCCTTGTCCGGAAACCCCGCCCCCTTCGCCGTGCGTCCCACGGGCCCCGCCCCTGGCGCCGTGCGTCCCTTGAGCCGCGCCGTGCGTCTtacggcccccccccccccgctaaGCCGCGGGCACCGCCCTGGCGCCGAGGGATGACGTCACCGCCTGCGCCCAAGGCGGCAGAAACAGGAAGTGAGACCAAAACAAAGGAGCGGCGGCGGGGAACGGTCTCTGTTTTTCTGCTTCCTCCGGCCTCCTCCTCGACCGTGGCCGCCGACCCTCGGAAGCCGTCCGAAAATGTCCAACATGGAGAAACACCTGTTCAACTTAAAGTTCGCGGCCAAGGAACTGGGCAGGAGTGCCAAAAAATGCGACAAGGAGGAAAAGGCCGAAAAGGCCAAGATTAAAAAGGCCATTCAGAAGGGCAATATGGAAGTTGCGAGGATTCACGCAGAGAACGCGATTCGCCAGAAGAACCAGGCTGTGAATTTCTTGAGGATGAGCGCGCGGGTGGACGCAGTGGCCGCCAGGGTCCAGACGGCCGTGACGATGGGCAAGGTGACCAAGTCGATGGCCGGAGTGGTTAAGTCGATGGACGCGACGTTGAAGACCATGAACCTCGAGAAGATCTCCGCCCTGATGGACAAGTTCGAGCACCAGTTCGAGACGCTGGACGTTCAGACACAGCAGATGGAGGATACGATGAGCAGCACGACGACGCTGACCACTCCCCAAGGCCAGGTGGACATGCTGCTGCAGGAAATGGCAGACGAGGCCGGCCTCGACCTCAACATGGAGCTGCCGCAGGGCCAGACCGGCTCCGTGGGCACGAGCGTGGCCTCGGCCGAGCAGGACGAACTGTCCCAGAGGTTGGCCCGCCTGCGGGACCAGGTGTGACCGCGGGACCGCTCAGAGGCGAGCCGGCCGCAAGCGACCTTCCGAAGACGGATACTCTACACTAGAACCTCGGAACCGGCCAGAATGCTGAACTGCTCTTACTCAAGATGCTTCTCCCTTCGGGTTTACAGTGCTCTCCAGACACACGAAGAATTCCCAGGCCTTCTCTTAACTCTTAACTGGATTTGAAAGTTCTGTATGGCTTGTGATCAAGTGTATCTAGTTAATTTGACTTATATGAATCTTTCTCAAAAATTTGGTCAAAACTCTAGTTCCCGTGTATTCAGTTTTCTGCCCGAATTATCAAAgttgacagttttctttttacttttgtatAGTTGATAATATCTGGAGTTGAGGAGTGGTGATTACTTAGGTCGATTGCCGGGCTATCTACTCTTCATTCGGCGACTTACTTCATGGGCAGCGCCATTCTGTGTATCCTTTGTTTGTTGCCGTCAAATGCAGTCTACAGCTGACTATTAATCTGTTCTCATAACTTACACTGAAATTACTTTAGTACCTTCTCGTGTAATACTCTCTTACTTTTTATGGCCTATAAATTTCTTGTGGTAGTTGCCTTTCTATAACTGGAAGAAAATGCTACCTAACTTCCACATAACATAAGAGAAAATCATTTGTTTATGGTTTTAAGATTTACAAGGCTTAATGTGTGATGGGTATTTCCAAGTGAATTTCTCTCACACATTTCTGGTTATTTTCCTATTTCATTAGACTGTgattagatttattttaaagtataccaGTTAGCGTGACAGTCACATTTCTCTAATGTTGCCAAAGAACTGTTGATGGGTTTGAGAAGCCCTGGGACTGTGTGTGAGAGCGAGTTTTGTTTAGATTTTAatcaaaactagaaataaaattttaggttCTAGTTACTCGCATTTATTATCTTGTCTTAAAGCGACAACTCTTTAAAATCTTGGGAGTACTGATACAAGCTGGGATATTTGGTTTAGCCTTTCAAATCCATGACATTCTCATGCAGCGTCTGTAAGTGTGGGAAGGACAGGTGCAGACTTGACCCTCTCAGTCCAGAGCCCAGCTGTGCTGCCTTCCGTCTTTCTGGAACGGTGGTGtgcaaagtaaaagtgaaaatgtagAGCCTGTAGCCACCACTTTCTCTGATCCTTGAACAAAGAGAGCAGTGACTTGCTTTTGCCTCAGCAAGCATATTACTCTAAGTTAAATACTTAAGGATATTTTTAATTCCCCCTTCCCTTCACTGGAAGATTTCTCCATGAGACAATTCCAGTATTTCAGGAAATAATTCAGAGGACTCTTCCAAGCCCTTCGGATGGTTGAGAACCAAGTGTTCACCACTATAACATATCCTcctgtatgaatgtgtgtgtttaaGCAGGGGGAAAAATGCAGAGGTGTGTGCAGATGAGAACTGACCCTCATATTTAAGTGTCATTATGTCTGACTGGCTGTTGTTCCAGAGTCTTATATGAGCAACACCTGCCAGTCGTCTCCCCACATCCTCTGTCTAAAACCTGTCCCTTTAGGTGTCTCCTCCCATCTGCATGTTGCACAGAAGCAGCTGTATGTGAGCACATAATGAGTCCTAACCCTCCTCAGATTGAAAAAATTATTACAGCTTAAAAATAGCTTGGTGTTGATCCTTTGGTATGTTTAGGACCCTTTTATAGTGCAGATATTCccaacaaaattaatatattttgtgaGATTAAACAGTGCTTATATATGCTTGGCCtttcttaaaatatgttcatttcaAACTACATGaatgtacatttttataaaacatacGTATTTTCAAAAGCATATCAGGCCCACGAATTACTTCCTCACTTTTGCAGTTGATGAAATGCTGGAATATGAACCACAGAAGTTTgtcaaataaatcattttaaactgCATGTTATTGCACATGAGTGTACATGCTGTTTACAAAACTATTTAAGGAAAAATGATTCGGAGGTTGATTTGGTTCAGAAAGCATAGTATTTTTCTGGACTCAGTTTTAGCACCTGAATTTCTGTTGGCATGCCCATTTCTAGAAGCCCAGGTCGTTAACTTCTTTACTGTAATAGTTTCTTCAAGGCAACAAGATTCCTCCTTATTGAAACTGCCCTAGGCTAAGCCCAGCTCAAACATAACCAAGGAAATGGTTCCTCTTCCATGTAACCACTAGTACAATTTCTCCTCTTATTTCGCCTTTGTATTTTTCTGCCTTCAAATGCAGTTTCCAGATGGGTTTAGAATAAACTTTTAAGTTCACTTTATGAGCTGTTCAGTTTATTTCAGCTCAGATGAGAAGTGTGCTGTTGGAGACCCTTCTTACTAAAGCTGCCCCTCTCTAAAGGAGCCTTAGTGCTGGTGTGCCCTTCAGGTGGGGGTGTCACATGCCCACCCTGCCATATTTGATTTGGAAAAGCACCCCCTAAAGTAAGCGCCAGTCCAACCACCCCATTCACTGAACATAGTCTAGGGGTCAGCCAGACCACCTCAACCTGTTGAGCATGAGCAAGACACCTGCAGCAGCTACAACACCCTCTTGGAGGCGTTTCCACAGCCAGAATCCAGAGCTCAGGACCGCAGGTGCTGCTGGCAACAAGCTTCAAGCCTGTGGACATCAAACACACTGATGAACAGGCCTCTGTGTCGTCTTTTAATCAGCTGGTTGGAATGAAACCAGCCTGCCTGGTTTACCAGGTTCGTTTTCCTACAGCCAGATGCTTAGGTTCCGTCTGGAGCAGGACGGGTATGTCTGGGTTACCATCCTTGGGCGTTGGATGGTGCCCAGCTCGGTGGGCTCCCGGCTGAGGGTCCATTTGAACTCAGACCTCCCCTGAGTTCTCTTGCTCCTGACCCCACCCAGATCCCCCCAGTGACAGTgtcattttctaattggattgtttTTAGCTACTGAGttctatgagttctttatatattgtgattattaaccccttatcagacacATGATTTACAAATACCTCCTCCCATCTGGTAGGCCGTCTTTTTGTTTTGCTGGtggtttccttcgttgtgcaaaatcTTCTTAGGTTGATGTagtc encodes the following:
- the CHMP1B gene encoding charged multivesicular body protein 1b, yielding MSNMEKHLFNLKFAAKELGRSAKKCDKEEKAEKAKIKKAIQKGNMEVARIHAENAIRQKNQAVNFLRMSARVDAVAARVQTAVTMGKVTKSMAGVVKSMDATLKTMNLEKISALMDKFEHQFETLDVQTQQMEDTMSSTTTLTTPQGQVDMLLQEMADEAGLDLNMELPQGQTGSVGTSVASAEQDELSQRLARLRDQV